One Candidatus Bipolaricaulota bacterium genomic window carries:
- a CDS encoding type II toxin-antitoxin system RelE/ParE family toxin: IKGENNIYRIRIGNYRVLYEVDKPGKRIIIIKIDKREKVY; this comes from the coding sequence ATAAAAGGAGAAAATAACATCTACAGAATAAGGATTGGGAATTACAGGGTGCTGTACGAAGTGGATAAGCCAGGCAAAAGAATTATAATTATCAAGATTGACAAAAGGGAAAAAGTGTATTAA